The following coding sequences lie in one Arachis ipaensis cultivar K30076 chromosome B03, Araip1.1, whole genome shotgun sequence genomic window:
- the LOC107634566 gene encoding heavy metal-associated isoprenylated plant protein 39 isoform X2, whose translation MKKMVLKLDLYDDKAKQKAMKMVSSLSGIDSIAMDMKERKLTVVGDIDPVQVVSKLRKTWHTEILTVGPAKEPENKKEEGKKDDDNNNKKKEDDKNKKKDINEQTAEFVKLYRGYNPYMTTNYYVPSAEENPNACAIC comes from the exons ATGAAG AAAATGGTACTGAAATTGGATTTGTACGATGATAAAGCCAAGCAGAAGGCAATGAAAATGGTTTCTAGCCTTTCAG GCATTGACTCAATCGCCATGGATATGAAGGAGAGGAAGCTAACTGTAGTGGGTGACATAGACCCCGTTCAAGTGGTGAGCAAGCTCAGAAAAACTTGGCACACAGAAATCTTAACTGTGGGGCCAGCAAAAGAGCCTGAGAATAAGAAAGAGGAGGGTAAAAAAGATGATGACAACAATAATAAGAAGAAAGAAGATGACAAGAATAAGAAGAAAGATATAAATGAACAAACTGCTGAGTTTGTCAAGCTCTATAGAGGATATAACCCTTATATGACCACAAACTATTATGTTCCTTCTGCTGAAGAAAACCCAAATGCTTGTGCTATATGTTAG
- the LOC107634566 gene encoding heavy metal-associated isoprenylated plant protein 39 isoform X1, with translation MLQKMVLKLDLYDDKAKQKAMKMVSSLSGIDSIAMDMKERKLTVVGDIDPVQVVSKLRKTWHTEILTVGPAKEPENKKEEGKKDDDNNNKKKEDDKNKKKDINEQTAEFVKLYRGYNPYMTTNYYVPSAEENPNACAIC, from the exons ATGTTGCAGAAAATGGTACTGAAATTGGATTTGTACGATGATAAAGCCAAGCAGAAGGCAATGAAAATGGTTTCTAGCCTTTCAG GCATTGACTCAATCGCCATGGATATGAAGGAGAGGAAGCTAACTGTAGTGGGTGACATAGACCCCGTTCAAGTGGTGAGCAAGCTCAGAAAAACTTGGCACACAGAAATCTTAACTGTGGGGCCAGCAAAAGAGCCTGAGAATAAGAAAGAGGAGGGTAAAAAAGATGATGACAACAATAATAAGAAGAAAGAAGATGACAAGAATAAGAAGAAAGATATAAATGAACAAACTGCTGAGTTTGTCAAGCTCTATAGAGGATATAACCCTTATATGACCACAAACTATTATGTTCCTTCTGCTGAAGAAAACCCAAATGCTTGTGCTATATGTTAG